The following coding sequences lie in one Acidimicrobiia bacterium genomic window:
- a CDS encoding class I SAM-dependent methyltransferase, whose translation MRPLDRLLQRWRIRKALPWVRAGDRLLDIGCYDRSLIDRVGDRVVSAVGVDVDVAPADDGKVRLLKGRFPDDFSFDPGSFDCVTCLAVLEHVEDPDAFANACHRVLSSGGRAVLTVPHPFVDRILAVLVFLRLIRGMHVEEHHGFEVAETVPIFQCAGFRLLKRRRFQLGLNHLFVFEKP comes from the coding sequence ATGCGCCCCCTCGATCGGTTGTTGCAGCGGTGGCGGATTCGCAAGGCGTTGCCTTGGGTGCGGGCCGGGGATCGGCTGCTCGACATCGGTTGCTACGACCGCAGCCTGATCGACCGGGTCGGCGATCGGGTCGTCAGCGCCGTCGGGGTGGATGTGGATGTTGCTCCGGCCGACGATGGCAAAGTCCGCCTCCTCAAGGGCCGTTTCCCTGATGATTTCTCGTTCGACCCCGGATCGTTCGATTGCGTCACCTGCCTGGCGGTGCTCGAGCACGTCGAGGATCCCGACGCCTTCGCCAACGCCTGCCACCGGGTGCTCTCCAGCGGGGGGAGGGCAGTGCTGACCGTGCCGCACCCATTCGTCGATCGAATCCTCGCGGTGCTGGTGTTCCTGCGCCTGATCAGGGGGATGCACGTCGAGGAGCACCACGGTTTCGAGGTCGCTGAGACGGTGCCGATATTCCAGTGCGCCGGCTTCCGGCTGTTGAAGCGGCGCCGATTCCAACTCGGCCTGAACCACCTGTTCGTCTTCGAGAAGCCCTAG
- a CDS encoding glycosyltransferase family 2 protein produces the protein MSALELTVLMPCLDEAETVGVCVTKAIGWMERHGVEGEVLVADNGSTDGSQALAAAAGARVIDVPAKGYGAALRTGIAAARGRFVIMGDADDSYDFTALEPFLAELRGRADLVIGNRFRGGIEKGAMPFLHRYVGNPVLSFVGRLFFRVPVADFHCGLRGFRRDRILDLDLRSSGMEFASEMVVRAGLNHFDIREVPTVLRPAGRTRPPHLRTWSDGWRHLRFLLLYSPRWLFLVPGLVMLAVGLILTTVLVVGPVELGGVTLDLSALVYAAALTIIGTQSITFALFTKIYAVSKGFLPADDRIDRLGARFRLERGLLLGFLVFLAGLIAAVLSFWRWREQGWGDLDPGEQLRIVIPASLGLVLGWWAVLASFFLSILGMDKKVDLG, from the coding sequence ATGAGCGCCCTCGAACTCACGGTGCTGATGCCGTGTCTGGATGAGGCGGAGACGGTTGGCGTCTGTGTGACGAAGGCGATCGGATGGATGGAGCGCCACGGCGTCGAGGGTGAGGTGCTCGTCGCCGACAACGGTTCCACCGACGGCTCCCAGGCCCTGGCGGCCGCGGCGGGCGCCAGGGTGATCGATGTGCCCGCCAAGGGTTATGGGGCGGCACTTCGGACGGGGATCGCCGCGGCCCGAGGCCGTTTCGTGATCATGGGCGACGCCGACGACAGTTACGACTTCACCGCCCTCGAACCGTTTCTGGCCGAGTTGCGTGGCAGAGCCGATCTGGTGATCGGCAACCGTTTTCGGGGCGGGATCGAGAAAGGGGCGATGCCGTTCCTGCATCGTTACGTCGGCAATCCGGTGCTCTCGTTCGTGGGTCGACTGTTCTTCCGGGTCCCGGTCGCCGACTTCCACTGCGGGCTGCGCGGTTTCCGACGCGATCGCATCCTCGATCTCGACCTTCGCAGCAGTGGAATGGAGTTCGCCAGTGAGATGGTCGTGCGGGCCGGGCTCAACCACTTCGACATCCGCGAGGTGCCGACGGTGTTGCGGCCCGCGGGACGAACTCGGCCCCCCCACCTGAGGACCTGGTCGGACGGGTGGCGCCATCTGCGCTTCCTGCTCCTCTACAGCCCGCGGTGGCTGTTCCTGGTACCCGGGTTGGTGATGCTCGCGGTCGGCCTGATCCTCACCACCGTGCTGGTGGTGGGTCCGGTGGAACTGGGCGGGGTGACCCTCGACCTGAGTGCCCTGGTGTATGCCGCCGCGTTGACCATCATCGGGACACAGTCGATCACGTTCGCCCTCTTCACCAAGATCTACGCGGTCTCGAAGGGGTTTCTCCCCGCGGACGACCGCATCGATCGCTTGGGGGCGCGGTTCCGGCTCGAACGGGGCTTGTTGCTGGGATTCCTGGTGTTCCTGGCGGGGCTGATCGCCGCGGTGTTGTCCTTCTGGCGCTGGCGTGAGCAGGGCTGGGGTGACCTCGACCCGGGCGAGCAGCTGCGAATCGTGATTCCCGCTTCGCTCGGCCTGGTCCTTGGATGGTGGGCCGTGCTCGCCAGCTTCTTTCTCTCCATCCTCGGCATGGACAAGAAGGTCGATCTCGGCTGA
- a CDS encoding class I SAM-dependent methyltransferase encodes MSGPFHPTAHLYDRAYAHLDYPGHAAVVERIIRERNPGAGSLLDVACGTGKHLEIWQDRFRVEGVDVDPAMIEIARTRVPEVPLHVGDFTDFDLGRTFDAVTCLFSSIGYADTGDRLDAAIAAMARHLAPGGVLVVEPWLMPDNIHPPWIRVLTVEADEWAMARTSRMQYDPDAGCSDMEFTYLVTTPQGSETFTERHLMGVHPPERLVEAAGRAGLKAQFDPVGTHLERGLLIGTR; translated from the coding sequence ATGTCTGGCCCCTTTCATCCGACCGCCCACCTCTACGACCGGGCTTATGCGCACCTCGACTATCCGGGACATGCCGCGGTGGTGGAACGGATCATCCGGGAGCGCAACCCCGGGGCCGGGTCGCTGCTCGATGTGGCTTGCGGCACGGGGAAGCACCTGGAGATCTGGCAGGACCGTTTCCGGGTGGAAGGCGTGGATGTCGACCCGGCGATGATCGAGATCGCCCGGACGCGGGTACCCGAAGTGCCGTTGCATGTCGGCGACTTCACCGACTTCGATTTGGGGAGGACCTTCGACGCGGTGACCTGCCTGTTCTCGTCGATCGGCTACGCCGACACCGGGGACCGACTCGATGCCGCCATCGCCGCCATGGCCCGGCACCTGGCCCCCGGGGGAGTGCTGGTGGTGGAGCCGTGGCTGATGCCCGACAACATCCACCCGCCCTGGATCCGGGTCCTCACCGTGGAGGCCGACGAGTGGGCGATGGCCCGAACCTCCCGGATGCAGTACGACCCCGATGCCGGCTGTAGCGATATGGAGTTCACTTATCTCGTGACCACACCCCAAGGGTCGGAGACCTTCACGGAACGCCATCTGATGGGGGTCCACCCGCCGGAGCGACTTGTGGAGGCTGCCGGGAGGGCCGGGCTGAAGGCCCAGTTCGACCCCGTCGGCACTCACCTCGAACGCGGTCTTCTCATCGGAACCAGGTAG
- a CDS encoding polyprenol monophosphomannose synthase, translated as MPVPRDKVTVVIPTYDERESIESVARGVRAHGYRLLVVDDDSPDGTGEIADRLSERDGLISVLHRPTKQGLGRAYAAGFEAALRGDPEIVCQMDADLSHDPERLPALVAAVEAGADLAVGSRLIPGGAIVDWPAGRRLLSRWGNRYARVALGVPVRDLTSGFRAFRSHSLQRLESESCRANGYAFQIETVWRAHHAGMHIVEVPITFSERTAGKSKLGGDVVFEAMWLVTLWGFCRAMRRPPPARR; from the coding sequence ATGCCCGTACCGAGGGACAAGGTCACTGTGGTCATCCCGACTTACGACGAACGTGAGTCGATCGAGAGCGTCGCCCGGGGTGTGAGAGCCCACGGGTACCGCCTTCTCGTGGTGGACGACGATTCGCCCGACGGCACCGGCGAGATCGCCGACCGACTCAGCGAGCGCGACGGGCTCATATCGGTCCTCCACCGTCCCACCAAGCAGGGTCTCGGTCGCGCGTATGCCGCCGGATTCGAAGCGGCCCTGCGGGGAGACCCCGAGATCGTGTGTCAGATGGACGCCGACCTGTCGCACGACCCCGAACGCCTACCGGCATTGGTCGCCGCGGTCGAGGCCGGCGCAGACCTCGCCGTGGGCAGCCGTCTCATTCCGGGCGGTGCGATCGTCGACTGGCCGGCGGGCCGGCGCCTCTTGTCGCGGTGGGGGAACCGCTACGCCCGGGTGGCACTCGGCGTCCCGGTACGCGATCTGACCAGCGGCTTCCGCGCCTTCAGGTCCCACTCGCTCCAACGACTCGAAAGCGAGTCTTGCCGGGCGAACGGGTATGCATTCCAGATCGAAACCGTATGGCGGGCCCATCATGCAGGCATGCACATCGTCGAGGTCCCCATCACGTTCAGCGAACGCACCGCAGGAAAGTCAAAACTCGGCGGGGACGTCGTGTTCGAGGCGATGTGGCTGGTGACCCTGTGGGGTTTCTGCCGGGCGATGCGAAGGCCGCCGCCGGCACGCCGATGA